The genomic stretch AATACTTGCATTATTACCGAGTTGCAGGCTAAATAAAGAGTCGTTAGACGCTACACTCCATTCTCCTGGTACACCAGAATTACTCCTTTTAAATACTGCAGAAGGGATCCTATTTACGTCATAATTTCCGTCTCTGCACATTTCCTGCACCGGTGGACTGTGCAGTAATAATGAACATGTTTTAGGACTCGTACCACTGTGAACCTCAATATTACTCGCATCTGAATGTTTGAGAAGATTTTCTCCAGGGAAAACCAGATCATCGGATGAAGACCCTGATAACGAGGAAGTTGATTTACGCGCACTTTCTAAATCTTCTATAGACGGGGAAATAACGTCTAGGGCGTCATTATCCAGAGGAGACGGTGGTGAATCGTCCTCTGTTGTATTATTGTCATTTGCGGCTTCAGGAAACATCAAACGCCAACTTTTTTGTGGCGAGTTGGATTCGTGCTCCGGAGTATCGGAAAGGTAAGTTGCTGAGATAGGATTGCTTCCGTTTTCTGATAATTGACGTATTAGatcatcatcaaccatctcaacaaTGTAATTTTCTTTCGAATTTCAGAAATATGAGGCGTGTTTAGTATCGTCACAGTTCTTTCCTTTCGTCTCCTGTATCATATTGTAAGGTTGTGGAAATGTAAGCATTCTTAAACAATTTTGCTAGCATTATCTTAGCCGACATCTGCATGTCGAGTTAAATGTTAATGGTTACTTGCATCATATGGAAATGTAAGCATTCTTAAACAATTTCTCTAGCATTACAAATTGTTACTCCATATGATACAAGTAACCATTAACTCGACATGCAGATGTCGGCTAACGTAAAGTAAAGTCATGAGACCTGGATAACCTAGATAGTACATCCGATGTTACTTTTAATAACTAGATAACGTAGATATCCAGGTTTCATGACTTGACTTAGTACATCCGATGTTACTTTTCAAAGTCTTTCCAATGTTACAACGTAGATAGTACGTCCGATGTTACTTTTAATAACTAGATAACGTAGATATCCAGGAAAAGTAACATCAGATATACCAagtcttttcaaaaaaaaaaaaaaaaaaaaaaagcttttcAAAGTCTTTCCAATAATAAATTTCGTGTCTAATTCATATTAAATTGAGAAATTTCATATCCTAATAGAAAATGCATGTAGGTGATCGTATATAACTATACGTATAATATATCATGGTCATGACTAAATGAATAATAGGCACAACCATGGACATTTTTTTGTTTTCTGATCACATACATGATAAATTAAAGATAGGTTACATGCACGATAATTGAAAAGAAAGGGATTATACTAACAAATAAATATCATATATATCATTCATAAAATTTGAAAGATTTACCTTTATTTTCACGAATCTTAAAAGATGAAGCAATCGAAAAGATATTCGATTAAAAATGTTCACCTTAATTTTATTCTAGAATTATATGTTCTTTGTAAAAACCTATTTTTTTGAACATATGTTTATCAAATAGATTTAATCACCTTAATTTTATTTTAGAATTATATGTTCTTTGTGAAAACCTATTTTTTTGAACATATGTTTATCAAATAGGAGAAAAGAAAGAATATTAAACCTCAAGACAATTTTAATTATGTGGATTAAATGAAATTTAGaataaaaaactaaaaaaataaataagAGTTATTGTCATGATATTTTTAAATGAAATTTTAACTACTTTATGCCCAATATAACTTTTTTTTACAACGTGTAAAACTTTAATTTTACAACTCATACTTGAGTAAATCCGGTTAACAATTGCTAATCATCTTTTGTCTCATTTATCATGTTTGCTTATTAAcaattttttctattttaggaagtttTTGTAAAGATTTGGGTTGTCTAACAAATTTGAAAGATCCAGTTATTGTTGTTAAAATGAGGAGAAAAAGGATTATATATTACATCAGACTCCATATatatttgagtttttgtgtatttttttcgagctTTATAAAGTTTAAAAGTTACATGTTAGTTTTTtgacgtcaaaactcaaatttttctGAGTTTATAGGTAATGTTTTTGatttatattgtaatttttttagttttatgttgaaaagaatgaactcaaaaactttctaataaaactcataatttttaaaacaaaactcaaaaactttatcttatgctcaaaaactataccatCTGGTATAATATATCAGAtatataatccacttactgtaaAATGAAGTCTCAAATTGTAAAGAAATCGTATTATATAAACATAACTGCTGGTTTTGGTCATCAAATTTACAAGCTTTATTGACGGAATTCAGTCCAAACCTTGGAACTATAGTACGTTTGTTCATTTATATTTGAGGCCTCATTTTTTTTTGGAGAACGGGGCCTGCATTTATTTTAAGACGTCCCTGATGGCCTGATCAATACCAGTAACAGCACAAAACAGTAACAGCAGAATGCAGTGAGTTGCTTAATCAAGTAGCAAGAGTGGTCGGGGCGCAGCTATCAACAGCGCAAGCCAAGATGTCCCTGTAATCTCTCGATATTCTGAAGGAGTCGTAAACCTTACCATCTCTGCTCTTTTTGTACTCGAACAACAAGTTTGAATGGTCGAATGCTGTGAGTTTCGTAAAGCCATAATCAAAGTCTCTGAATAGGCTCCATTTGGGGTGAACACTGGAAAACTCTGTAAGACTTGCTCCTGCTCCTCCCGCTACAATATGAATGGTACCGTTCAAGGGGCCTTCATAGTGATCTTTCTCTTTTCGCGTGCAGGTATTCTGTATTAGCAGTAGTCAGGAGGAGAATTTCAGCATACAGTGATAAGATTTACTGACTAAAAATGAGGATTTAGCCTTACCTGATAAATAGGACATGTTCTTTCGTAATTGTGGACATGGCCGAAAATGGCAATGTCAACTTTGTACTTCTGCCATAGCTTCTGAAGGCTTTCCCTTCCCATAGGTTCCTCCGTGGTTCCTTCGTTAGCATAATACTGGTTAGACGAATAACCAAGTACACGATGAGCAAGAAAGATAAGCCATGGTTGCTTTTGTCGGTCCACTGATGCGAGACAGTGCTCAATGAATTTGTACTGGTCTGTCCCTTCTCTCCAGTCTTCTTCTGTGTGGGCTATGCAGAATCTGAACATTCCGTAATCTGTTGCATACCTGCAGGTGGGGTCAATTTCAAATGGACCTGGTCATTATTTTGCTGTTATTCAAAGAGAGAGTTGATTTTTTTTCAGATGCCAAAAACCTGTACTCGGGCTGGGCTGGCCGGGTTCTCCAAGTCAGACCCGGGCCAGGCCAGGGGGAAGGGCGGGCTTGGCCGGGCCGAGCCGAGCTGTGATATGCTTGACCCGGGCCAGGACCCGAGGCGGGCCAATGGTGGGTCGGGCTGGCGGGCCTAACcattttactttttattttttttatttttgctaaaatggcgGGCCAAGGCCGGGCCGGACTGGAATTTCATGGCCTGGGCCAGGCCAGGGTTAACGGCGGGCTAAAGCCGGGTCGGGCCAAGTTGCATAAAATAACGGTTAAGACGGGCTGGGTCCgggctggcccgggtcagcccgtgcTGATGGCCATCTCTACCATGCCATACCAGAACTTGGCTCGGTTTTCTGCAGGAGTGTAAAACATTGCTTGAGCAGGCACACCACATTCTCCTCCTGAATCTTCACTCCCATAGAAGGAACCTGATCCTGGCCAGTCTCGCTCGTGGTTTCCACTGTATCGACAACATGGGATTCTGTCAGGACAAAAGCGGGTACAGAATATATCGTCAAGGATCAGAAGAAAGTGAGGAACCTGGCAAGCATGTAGGGAACTTTAGAGGCAATGGGTTCAATCTGAGCAGTAAACTGATCCCACTGAGACAGGTACCCATTCGCGTAACATATGTCTCCTATGTGAAATACAATGTCAATGTTCTCCAAGTCATTGATCAGCTGTTTAGTGGTGTTCAGCGAGCCACGCTGAAAGTTGTTGTACTCATTTGACCCATCAATCTCATCCTGCAAAACCACTGCTTAAATTACTGATGCTCATACAGTCATACGTTTGGCAATCGTCCTGTGAAAACCACTAAACAGAAATATTATGACCTTGCCCATATCTCCAAAAATGACGACTTTCTGTAAAGACGCTTGACCCGGGTAAGGAGATGATTTGAACTGATACATTCGACTCCACACATATGTGCCGTTCAATAGCCTGTGGCCTAATCTATAAGTATACCTGCAGTATATATTAGAAAACGGTGTCACGTAATATTCTAGACTCCAGGACTCTAATAGGGAGAATAGCATACTTAGAATTAGGCCAAAGCTCCTTCAGAAAGCTAGTGTGTATAAACCCGGGATCACGCCAGCCCACTGTTCTTGCTGGAGCACCTGTGCAGCGCACATTTGCGATTTAGCCCACTGTTCTGTCTCGAAATCAGTAACCCAAAATAAACACTATTTGACAGCAGTGTGTATTTAAGACAATTATAGTTACAGAAGTTTCGGGAAATCAGTTGAAGCTCATAAAATTCAAATACCACACATGCTATTTTGCTGAAATGTTAAGGTCCCAGCTGGTGACCGCGTTCTTTCCCCTTTTTTAGGTCCCCATCCAACAAATGGTTCTGCCTCATTGATCCCATACCCGCTTGTCCACGTTACAGTCATCTGCATTTAGTGTTAAGCATCAGGTTTAAGCTTCAGTTTTTTTTTTGCGGCCTACAGTTTAAGGAAGATGATATAAATAGCAAAAGGGTGGAATGATTCTTGCCTCATTCCATAGTTTCCCTTGAGCTAGTCTTGCGTAAAGTGGCGCCTTTGGATTAGCAAACACTATTGGGTTGGAGACTGCTACCAGCTTCGGCTGTTACAGCATAATAACAACATTACCGCAGTTTCTGTTAAGACATCAACCTACAGCCTCTGAAACCGCAGATATGTTTTCCAACTATTCATAATGAAAATTGGCCGAAGCAACAGAAAGCGATAATATCAAACGTACAGTCAACAAGCTGCCAGTAAATAGGGCGAAGGAAAAGTCGGATCTTTGATTGATCAGCTGAAGCTTCAGTGTCCCTTTGCCAGTCTTGTTGTACTCAGGACTCGAGTAATTTGCATATTGAAACTACAAGGTTACATACGAAACATTATCAATTAGAGTTCAGATATTTCATATTTGTTTCAGATTTCATAATTTCAGGTAGTATTAGACAGTATAGAAGCCTAGGCGTGTTTGCGCAGTCACGCACTAACCTTAATCGGAGCAGTACAGAGCAGAGGAGGGAATGCTCTTGCACTTTCAGGTGCACAGGTAGCAGCACTGCAAACCATAACTCATTAGTTAATACGGAGTATACAGTAGCAGCGATTTCTTAGTCTGTCACAAACTTACCACGAGTTTCTGAACATTACTCCATAGCAAACATGCTGATTATATAACTGAATGAATGATATACCTGAAATTAGCAGGCGAAAATACTCCAATCCAATCACCAGTAGATGGCTCACTGTGCTCAAAATCTAAGGTCACCCATTCCGAGTTTGCACCCTTCACCTCAGTAAGAGTAAACAACATCAGAAGACTAAAAAATGACAGCATAGCATAATAATCGCGGTATCATTAGAACATAAACTCGGAAAACTTACTTGGACTCCAAGAACAGATGGAGATGCATTGATGTAGGCCATATCATGAAGCGCAAATTCGGTTTTATAGATTGCAATGTTTGATAGAGGCTGATCACCATCTGTTCTTACTTGCTGAAGGGCTAAAGAGACCCATAAAATTGACAGTAaactcacataattaaataattgaAACATGGGAGTACTAGAATTTCAAATACTACCaagttatgtttttttttttttttatgttttatgtaATTAAATAATTGAAACAAGGGAGTACTAGAATTTCAAATACTACCAAGttatgtttttatttattttttatgttttatgtAATTAAATAATTGAAACATGGGAGTATCTGAGAATATTTTTGAGAAGATTCCACTTTGATTTTGTTGTTTATTGCACAGCTGCATGATTAACATTTAGACAATTACGTTTACTTGACTATGTAGTACTTCGTATGTAGTATGTGCCAGTCAGTAGCGGATTCAGAAAAATTTCTTTGTGGTTCCCATGAAAAATATAGTGTACCTATTTCTACATAAAAATACAAATTTACGCTATTTTTACCTAAGAATTGCACCATACTTCAAAAAAAGGTACCAGTACCACAAAAAGAGACTAAAACTTGCAGTAATTGACAAAGTAGCTTGGTTAATCATGACTAAAGGTTTTTGCGACGGTTTGTCGGAGGGAATACGAGAATTTTTCCGCTCATTCTTAGATGTAACCTCCGAAAAAAAGTCTGAGGCACGATTAAAAGCAGTGAAACTATGCATGACAAAATCAAACATAAAAGCTGTAGGTTCACAAGAACACGTGAACCTGTTCAGGATCGGACCAAGTTGCTTTCGGTTTCTGGACTTAAGCGCCGAGGTAACCAGGCCAAATTAAAATTTCATTATCTGAAAAACTGAAAGAGTGCGAATCTGAAGTCCGCAACAAAACAATAAGCATGGAGAACTAACTATGAAGATGGTATGGTTGAAGGGATACATGATTACTTGAATATCGGTATGTGTGTTTATCCCAGATTCTGATGTACCTGTACATGTTCACTAATATGCTAAGGTTGTGGCAGGGCAACTATCTGTTGCGCACGCCAATATGTCTCGGTAGTCCCGAGTGATTGTGAACGAGTCGTGTACTGACCCGTCACTGCTCTTCTTGTACTCGAACAACAAACTCGAGTGGTTAAATGCAGTGAGTTTAAGGAATCCATAATCGACGTCTCTCACAATGCTCCACTTTGGCTGCAGGTCTGAAAACTCTGCTAGACTGGCTCCACCACCTCCGGCGACCACATGTATCGTCCCATTTAAGCTTCCCTTGTAGTGACTCTTCTCTTGACTCGTACATTGGCTCTACAAAAAGTATCACCCACGATTTAACTTCTCAAAATATTAATCAGAAGATGATTTTTCAAAATGTTATAgaaaaatactccctctgtcccggtcaggtcatttgttgtccttttgttttggcataaagaccaagaaaagaggagagagccaattactaaatgacatgtggaccaaattgagtgtgaatgagcaaattgttcatcaaatgcattcctaaaatagaaatgacaacaaatgaccgagacacccaaaaatggaaaaggacaacaaatgacggggacggagggagtatcaaATTTTAAAACTCGTGCGTTGGCTCTGCAACTATACTGGTTTGACAGCAATCCTCAATGCACAGACAAAAATGAGTAGATGAGGAAAGGAATATAACCTGATAGACGGGACAAGTCCTCTCGTAATTATGACTATGGCCATAAATGGCAATGTCAACCTTGTATTTCTGCCATAAGTTCTGAAGGCTATCCCTACCCATAGGCTCCCCAAATGTTCCCTCTGCAGCATAAAACTCACATGACGAATAACCAAGAACACGATGCGCAAGAAAAATCAACCACGGTTGCTTCTGTCTGTCTACAGATGCAAGACAATTCTCGATGAAATTGTATTGTTCTGTTCCCACCCGCCAATCATGTTCTGTATCCGCTATGCAAAACCTGAACATTCCATAATCTGTGGAATACCTGCCCATGGAAATTGATGACGCGTTTTAGTCAGATGATACTCCGTATGTCCCAGTAATTTCAATGTTAAAGATGAATAAAAGAAAAATTCAATTTGGTCGGCCAAGTCCCATCTATACTAAGGATATCTTCGATATAAAGTGCAAAACTCATAAAAAAGGTAAATATTAAGTTGAACTTTCACTGTTTTTTGCCAAAAAGGAAGACTATTTTATTACGGAGTATGATTTACCAAAAATGTTATTTGGATGAAATTTTGGTTAAATTACATTTTAGGTCACCAAAGTGGGAATTATCTCAAACATCAGGTCACCAAAGCTGATTTGCAAAACCCGACTACAATACACTGACAAAGTTGAATTTAGGACATCAAGTGTAGACCTACCAGAACTTTTCCCGGTTTTCAGCAGGAACATAGAACATATTCTGAGCCGGGACACCGCATTCTCCTCCTGAGTCCAAGCTCTGGTAAAAGGACCCTGATCCAGGCCAGTCTCGTTCATGATTTCCACTGCAATAATGAAATAACTATGAGACTTGATAAGCACCGACATACAAACTTGATGTTTAGAGAAAGGTTGAAAAAATTAAGTGACCTAGCAATCATGTATGGTACAGTTGAGGCAATGGGCTCGACTTGTGCGGTGAACTGGTCCCACTGAGATAGATAGCCATTAGCATAGCAGATATCACCGATGTGGAAGACTATATCAATGTCCTTCAATTCTTTGACAAGCTGCCTAGTGGTATTTAGAGAAGCGCGCTGGAAATTGTTGTATTCATTGGAGCCATCTATTTCGTCCTGAATGAAGGAACAGGGGAAATTACTCTTACTACCAAGTAATACAAGGAAAAAAACATGGCTGCACAATGCAATTAGTACAATAACACAAAAACGTATTAGACCGAGTCTCGCATATGAGGCTAACCCGTTATTAAGGCGTTAACCCTATAAttaaatgatgattaaaaagGACTTGGGTTGGTCTTACATGTAAGGCTGTTTTATACAAGACTCACTGGTTAAGAACTAAGAAGGTATCCACAGTGCAGGTATGTTACCTTTCCCATATCTCCGAAAATGACGACCTTTTGCACAGAATCCTGACCGGGAAAAGGGGATGCTCTAAACTCATTTCCTTCACTCCATACATACGTGCCATTGTGCATTTTGTGTCCCACCCTATAATTGTACCTGCATAGATGAAAAAAACCATAATCTATAACAAGAATGGATGCGAAGAAGCTTAAACGTATTAACTTGATCGAGGAATAAAATTTGACCCGTCCCTAAAGCTTGTATATGTTCTGATTCTTATCTAAATGTTGACTGTAGTCATAGCttattcaacaaaaaaaaagcaCCAAAGTTAAAATAACATACATTAAGTTGGGCCACAGCTCCTTCAAGAAACCAGTGTGTATAAAGCCAGGATCACGCCACCCCACAGTGTTTGCCGGTGCACCTGTATATCAATGTCAATGGGACTATTAACAAGTTGAAAGATACTTAGATATATGATGTAAGATCATATGGTTGAATTGCAAATTCATAAAATTCTCAAATTCATGGGAATTTCGACTTCACAGTATGAGCCAAATAACTAAATAAGCAATCAAATTAATCACCTGTGGCACTACATGTTAGAAATATCAGCCGTACAAAATCAGCGTAGGAATTCATAGACTTGGCACAAAAGGTATACTAGGAACGTATATACAGTAGAGGATTGAATCTTCTAGTGAATCCGATCATCATTGAACGAGAAAACAGAAACAAATTTTAAAGAAGACAATAACAGAACAAAACCATGCATTACAACTTTACAAGCATCACCATACACCTTGAAAAAGGTATCGGATGAGGACACTATTATACATTAATACATGACACATCTAGATCCTGAAAACAGTGGCATCCTAGATAGTGATGGTGCAGCATGAAGAAACATATCTAAAACTCAAACAGCTTGAGCCCTGACTACCCTCTACAATTTTTACCTCAGTAAAATATGTCAGAGGGTCTATATAGCGAATAGCATGAACGAGTCAACAAATACATGAGAGGAAGTTTAGAGCGCACATACCGCACATGCTCGTACGATCAAAAGTTAGTGTTCCAGCAGGGGAAATGATCTTCTTTTCTCCTTGCAAACCCCATTGAACAACAGGAATTGCCTCATCGATTGAGTACCCACTTGTCCATGTAACAGTCATCTGAATATTGATTCATAATATTTTTCAGGGAAATTATATAAGCTACCATTTACGTTAAGGATCACACACTTAGAACAGTGACTGATAGCTTAAATTACAGCATAAAAAAATTTAGTCACTATGTACTGCTGTACATGCCTGATATGCACTGTTGAATAAACAGTCATATGATTCGCTTCGGTTCTctggaataaaattaaatatgcATGATTAACAAGAACTAATATAAAGTGAAGCTTACCTCATCCCATGATTTTCCTTGAGCCAAGCGGGGGTAAACAGGAGCCTTGGGATTTGCAAAAGACACGGCGTTTGATACAGCAACCAGTTTTGGCTGTTGTTGAAGAGGAGAAAACCACGGCAATGACCAGTCTTAGTTCATTTTTAAAGGATATAATCAAAGATAAAAACAATACTACATGTTTATCACTAGTTAAGGTTTCTTGAGAAACTCATATTTCAAGTATTGGTACACAATACACAATCAAGTGCAGTATAAGCTGCACAACGAAGTATTTCAAAACGTGCATCACCTCTTGTTACGTGACTTATGTTTTACGGAGTAATAAAATACATCCGATAGGAACATAATGCACATGGAATCTAGAAATAGGTGATTAAAAGTACCGAAAACGCACATATAGTAGTCCACCAGTAAACAGTCCAAACGAAAAGTCACTCCTCTGATTGATCAACTGAAACTTCAGAGATCCAGTACCCGTATGCGCATACTTAGGACTTGAGAAATTTGCATATTGAAACTGCAAGCAAATCATTAGTTGTCCTTTAGAACCATATAAATCAAGTGGTCGTGATTAAATGCACTTAAGCTCATGATTGATCATAATCAATGGAAGGCCTTGATCGACCAACCAAATTAAAGACATCACACCCACCTTTATAGGAGCAGTGCATAGAACAGGAGGTATAACTTTCGAATTCTCTTGTACGCAAGTAGATGCACTGAAGATCATTAATCAAAAGGGAGGGTCATTAGTATGTTCTTACAAAATTTCATATTTGTCACATAACCGCAACAAAATTGACATCAAGTTGGCTCAGCCTAAGAAGACAAATGCTCTTTACCTGAAATCAGCGGGAGAAAACACACCAATCCAATCATCAATTGTTGGACTGGGGTAGCTGAACTTCACAGAAACCCATTCGATGCTATTCCTCTAGATAAAAGTTTAAAGCACGTTAATGGCATATATggtcatttttgtttgaaaatctaACAAGataaaaacaaaatgaaatatcaGTTACTCATATACAGGCTAAGTTTGcccgattttaaaaaaaaaagcttTACCCCGTGTCCAATTATCGAAGGAGAAACTGTGATATAAGCCTTCTCATGGACTTCAACTGTTGCCTTGTGAATAGCAATTTTCGACAGAGGTTGATCTCCATGGGATACTGCACAATGAAAGTTTGTCCCACTCCAAAGAACTGCAAATAATGTAAATAACAATCCTCTCATCCCCTTGACTCCTGACAAAATTGACTGCACACAGTCGAAGAGCCAACAAACTGTTAGTGAAATGCTTTTATGCCCTCCAATAGCTGACAATTTCCTATCACTTTTGCTACAGTATTTCTGCAGAATTATACTAAAGTATATGATAGTACAGGAAGCAGAACAAACCATGACAAAATCATACAAAGAAGAGGCTATAAACTCACACAGAGTTGGTTACATGCAGCTTAGCAAGTTCTAAATTCGAAAAGAACGATATGAGATCCTTTAATACAAACATTTTCTACCCTTTATTGTTAGATGAGAAATTATTAAAATTTTAGGCAACTGGAACAAATTCTCCATCTTGTGTAATTGTCTTTTCCTTATGGTCAAAATCTTTAGATACACTTTTCGAGTTGCTTACTCATCACAAAAATGATAAGATGCATTTTTTTgacttcaaaatatttttttCTGACTGCTGTAACAAACAAATATCAAGTCTCAAGACTCTGAACTGCAAGTAAACTGTCAAGTATTTTGATACATTGCGAAAACATCCATCTATGCAATTAGGGTattactgaaggttactcgaagTCTTCAGCTCGGAAAATTAGTAGCTTTCAGAGTTTCAACCCTCAAGTAAACCAATGGCGCATTATGCTTGCAAGACGCAACTACttggatttaaaaaaaaaacaaatgaaaaattAAAACCCAACACTATCAACAACAGCAACCATTGAATGCATAAACTGCTAATGCAGGGTTTCCGATGGTTCAGATTTACTCACTCAACCATACTTACCCTAGTAACTAAAAAATGTCATACTGCTTCCAAGCACCGAAAATACCGAATCAAAGCACAACTGCACACTCCTCGCACccttttatattactaatatcaGCAGTAATCACAAAAGCTATCAACTTTAATCAAAAACTCTCACCCATAGCATCCCTAGATTCAAAAAGACCGTTCTTGAATCAATTTTGAACAAAAAGGTGATAATAACATTGACCAAATTCAAACAACaatcaaaagaaaagggtaaTCAGCAAATTCAGCAACTTCCCTTTTAACAGAACAACAAACTCTAAATAAAACAACGGCTTTTCTAACGTGTGCTCACAGTCTGATACTAACATTGACCTAGTTCAATCAACAATCAAAAGAAATGGATAATCAGCATCAAACACACCAAAGCAAGCAAATATAACAACTACACCTTTTAACAAAACAACAAACTTTATAGAAAAAgacggtttttctaacgtgtgccgaGTGATACTAACATTGATCAAGTtcaattaaaaaaacaaaagaaatggGTAATTAGCATCAAACACACCAAAGCAAGAAAATATAACAACTACCCTTTCAACATAACATTAATTAAACTCTAAACAAAAGAACGGTTTTTTTAACGTGTGCCTACGGGGTGATACTAACATTAATTAAAGTTCAATCAAAAATTACCCTTATAACTAAAAATCTAAAAGTTCCTGCAGCAATG from Silene latifolia isolate original U9 population chromosome 2, ASM4854445v1, whole genome shotgun sequence encodes the following:
- the LOC141644091 gene encoding putative inactive purple acid phosphatase 1, which produces MRGLLFTLFAVLWSGTNFHCAVSHGDQPLSKIAIHKATVEVHEKAYITVSPSIIGHGRNSIEWVSVKFSYPSPTIDDWIGVFSPADFSASTCVQENSKVIPPVLCTAPIKFQYANFSSPKYAHTGTGSLKFQLINQRSDFSFGLFTGGLLYPKLVAVSNAVSFANPKAPVYPRLAQGKSWDEMTVTWTSGYSIDEAIPVVQWGLQGEKKIISPAGTLTFDRTSMCGAPANTVGWRDPGFIHTGFLKELWPNLMYNYRVGHKMHNGTYVWSEGNEFRASPFPGQDSVQKVVIFGDMGKDEIDGSNEYNNFQRASLNTTRQLVKELKDIDIVFHIGDICYANGYLSQWDQFTAQVEPIASTVPYMIASGNHERDWPGSGSFYQSLDSGGECGVPAQNMFYVPAENREKFWYSTDYGMFRFCIADTEHDWRVGTEQYNFIENCLASVDRQKQPWLIFLAHRVLGYSSCEFYAAEGTFGEPMGRDSLQNLWQKYKVDIAIYGHSHNYERTCPVYQSQCTSQEKSHYKGSLNGTIHVVAGGGGASLAEFSDLQPKWSIVRDVDYGFLKLTAFNHSSLLFEYKKSSDGSVHDSFTITRDYRDILACATDSCPATTLAY
- the LOC141644090 gene encoding putative inactive purple acid phosphatase 1 isoform X1 — protein: MFQLFNYVSLLSILWVSLALQQVRTDGDQPLSNIAIYKTEFALHDMAYINASPSVLGVQGANSEWVTLDFEHSEPSTGDWIGVFSPANFSAATCAPESARAFPPLLCTAPIKFQYANYSSPEYNKTGKGTLKLQLINQRSDFSFALFTGSLLTPKLVAVSNPIVFANPKAPLYARLAQGKLWNEMTVTWTSGYGINEAEPFVGWGPKKGERTRSPAGTLTFQQNSMCGAPARTVGWRDPGFIHTSFLKELWPNSKYTYRLGHRLLNGTYVWSRMYQFKSSPYPGQASLQKVVIFGDMGKDEIDGSNEYNNFQRGSLNTTKQLINDLENIDIVFHIGDICYANGYLSQWDQFTAQIEPIASKVPYMLASGNHERDWPGSGSFYGSEDSGGECGVPAQAMFYTPAENRAKFWYATDYGMFRFCIAHTEEDWREGTDQYKFIEHCLASVDRQKQPWLIFLAHRVLGYSSNQYYANEGTTEEPMGRESLQKLWQKYKVDIAIFGHVHNYERTCPIYQNTCTRKEKDHYEGPLNGTIHIVAGGAGASLTEFSSVHPKWSLFRDFDYGFTKLTAFDHSNLLFEYKKSRDGKVYDSFRISRDYRDILACAVDSCAPTTLAT
- the LOC141644089 gene encoding uncharacterized protein LOC141644089 isoform X2, encoding MVDDDLIRQLSENGSNPISATYLSDTPEHESNSPQKSWRLMFPEAANDNNTTEDDSPPSPLDNDALDVISPSIEDLESARKSTSSLSGSSSDDLVFPGENLLKHSDASNIEVHSGTSPKTCSLLLHSPPVQEMCRDGNYDVNRIPSAVFKRSNSGVPGEWSVASNDSLFSLQLGNNASIDREQSILLSGEFKKLEDLSESSEETEPPKCPPTIPTKSGKTSISLSDSNDVESEGSEEQTSKIITEEAHEMLTRIDGEEKQQQRQSVHSSSVSLRSNTSEDSNYSFAFPL
- the LOC141644090 gene encoding putative inactive purple acid phosphatase 1 isoform X2, whose product is MFQLFNYVSLLSILWVSLALQQVRTDGDQPLSNIAIYKTEFALHDMAYINASPSVLGVQGANSEWVTLDFEHSEPSTGDWIGVFSPANFSAATCAPESARAFPPLLCTAPIKMTVTWTSGYGINEAEPFVGWGPKKGERTRSPAGTLTFQQNSMCGAPARTVGWRDPGFIHTSFLKELWPNSKYTYRLGHRLLNGTYVWSRMYQFKSSPYPGQASLQKVVIFGDMGKDEIDGSNEYNNFQRGSLNTTKQLINDLENIDIVFHIGDICYANGYLSQWDQFTAQIEPIASKVPYMLASGNHERDWPGSGSFYGSEDSGGECGVPAQAMFYTPAENRAKFWYATDYGMFRFCIAHTEEDWREGTDQYKFIEHCLASVDRQKQPWLIFLAHRVLGYSSNQYYANEGTTEEPMGRESLQKLWQKYKVDIAIFGHVHNYERTCPIYQNTCTRKEKDHYEGPLNGTIHIVAGGAGASLTEFSSVHPKWSLFRDFDYGFTKLTAFDHSNLLFEYKKSRDGKVYDSFRISRDYRDILACAVDSCAPTTLAT